One window of the Colletotrichum destructivum chromosome 6, complete sequence genome contains the following:
- a CDS encoding Putative zn(2)Cys(6) fungal-type DNA-binding domain-containing protein, with the protein MDRQGVVVVNGLSCTNCRGKKLRCSRDTPVCERCSTLNLPCQYPQRRPRTSKRRDSNHHNAGNNNNNNNNNHALSLILDRLQRIEKGQSSGSRSSPMSADSASQQPEISETLDGDSLTSSLLAVNDNVRNSVSASSPMPITRLQVTPLASDGALPALRPAAHGATPHHPASLDVASTLSDTFDRVRDKRLKRSLGANVVATEGVNISPEKAKTWIHSERTRATDLVRYYFTYSPTETFLSLVDRKTIELIPDMLLMRHVTLDPCILIIYFVILWRGCYILNTRTFHSPDGKYSRQLYLCCLRTVPSWQREATGSITDFIAAIFMTGVATECFDFEMSLEMHHLACEYAKGLHLHSLDGNDYFAATGSTRTDDDRKGMWELIQKDLFYHLIYNKPATLYPSLDKWRVNLPWLSLDSPPENVDNVSTISFLVRSRLTFILIHFFHTLEKLEHESEAVGAIEPLCHEVELLFEEWGIENWIQRSLHDQMDLWILAELVLAGYTSIIFMLRKATLLKSNCPNPVSSDVNIPKTDYATRASRRILELTYSMMHVWRFPAAELISYILGAYRAHIAYAHLASNVISSLTTAEMVEDLQLLDRVAQGMETAAQRESDFFPLARAMQEINAEVRKRAGV; encoded by the exons ATGGATCGGCAAGGGGTCGTAGTAGTGAACGGTCTATCG TGTACAAACTGTCGTGGCAAAAAG CTTAGATGCAGCCGCGACACCCCCGTGTGTGAGCGGTGCAGCACGCTTAATCTTCCCTGCCAGTATCCCCAACGAAGGCCCCGCACGAGTAAAAGAAGGGACTCAAACCACCACAA TGccggcaacaacaacaacaacaacaacaacaaccatgCGCTCTCCCTCATTCTCGATCGGCTACAACGCATTGAGAAAGGTCAATCGTCAGGTTCCAGGTCCTCCCCAATGTCTGCCGACTCGGCCTCACAACAGCCGGAGATTAGTGAAACCCTTGACGGAGACAGCCTAACGTCAAGCTTACTGGCAGTTAATGATAATGTCAGGAACTCCGTTTCAGCATCAAGTCCCATGCCCATCACGCGGCTCCAGGTGACTCCTCTCGCCAGCGATGGGGCTCTGCCAGCATTAAGACCGGCGGCTCACGGTGCTACTCCCCATCATCCCGCTTCGCTCGACGTCGCGTCCACATTGAGCGACACTTTTGACCGTGTGCGAGATAAGAGGCTCAAACGATCTTTGGGAGCGAATGTGGTGGCAACCGAGGGCGTCAACATTTCTCCTGAAAAAGCAAAGACTTGGATTCACAGTGAGAGAACTCGAGCGACCGATTTGGTTAGAT ACTATTTCACCTACAGCCCGACGGAAACTTTTCTTAGTCTCGTGGACAGAAAGACCATAGAACTGATACCGGATATGTTGTTAATGCGGCATGTTACGCTTGACCCATGCATCCTTATCATTTACTTCGTCATCCTATGGAGAGGATGCTACATCCTTAACACGCGTACTTTCCATAGCCCAGACGGGAAATATTCCAGGCAATTGTATCTGTGCTGCCTACGGACAGTACCAAGCTGGCAAAGAGAGGCAACAGGTTCCATCACGGACTTCATAGCCGCCATATTCATG ACCGGCGTGGCGACCGAGTGTTTCGACTTTGAGATGAGCTTAGAAATGCATCACTTGGCTTGCGAATATGCCAAAGGGCTTCACTTGCACAgcctcgacggcaacgaTTACTTCGCGGCTACGGGGTCGACACGCACCGACGATGACCGCAAGGGCATGTGGGAGCTGATCCAGAAAGACCTGTTTTACCACTTGATCTACAACAAGCCCGCAACCCTGTATCCGAGTCTCGACAAGTGGCGAGTCAACCTGCCGTGGCTGTCGTTGGATTCGCCCCCGGAGAACGTCGACAACGTGTCGACAATCTCGTTCCTCGTCCGCAGCCGCCTCACGTTCATCCTCATCCATTTCTTCCACACgctggagaagctcgagcACGAAtccgaggccgtcggggCTATCGAGCCTCTTTGCCACGAAGTCGAGCTTTTGTTTGAGGAATGGGGAATC GAAAATTGGATCCAACGCTCCCTTCACGACCAGATGGATCTCTGGATTCTGGCCGAGCTTGTCCTTGCCGGCTACacctccatcatcttcatGTTGCGCAAGGCAACCCTGCTCAAGTCGAATTGTCCTAATCCGGTCTCTTCCGACGTCAACATCCCCAAAACGGACTACGCAACAAGGGCCTCGCGCCGCATTCTCGAATTGACGTACAGCATGATGCACGTCTGGAGGTTTCCCGCGGCCGAACTGATCTCCTACATACTGGGTGCCTACCGAGCGCATATTGCTTATGCTCACCTCGCCAGCAACGTCATCAGTTCGCTCACGACTGCGGAGATGGTGGAAGATTTGCAGCTTCTGGACCGTGTTGCTCAGGGCATGGAGACCGCCGCTCAGCGTGAGAGCGACTTTTTCCCGTTGGCGAGAGCGATGCAGGAGATCAATGCCGAAGTTCGGAAAAGGGCGGGTGTCTAA
- a CDS encoding Putative dynamin stalk domain, GTPase effector domain-containing protein, giving the protein MAVSGPIKSTAPTLGLRSQRSTQRLNQIEKIRANGIGDLVDLPQLVVCGDQSAGKSSVLEGITGIPFPRQEGLCTRFPTEIILRHSNEPLSTKASIRPHSGRSAEVARTLRNYEREMKEDLSDLPVAIEEVSKLMGIRGFTDSQADAAFASDALRIEVTGPTGLQLSIVDLPGLISVANEEQSEADVEAVHAMVRGYLSSSRTIILAVVQASNDIANQGIIKIAREYDPDGQRTVGIITKPDLINAGTEAKLASIAKNKDSIKLKLGFFLLKNPSPAEMKASSTKLSRPEREMNFFSSAVWKAQDLDMSRVGIENLKVFLQELLDEHLEREMPKLKGEIRRVLESKEKALEAMGPERRSLGDIRSFMTNLSMRYYTLAQAALEGNYHSSDAQFFDKKNSTRLRSLVHQKNGQFAALILTRGHKREMVNADKSLKTVKDGDVSSQLVVTRVEMISWIKKTYLQTRGRELPGNYNHVLLAELFHEQSSPWRKIAENHVSEVVDEVCKWVHQAVFRLFPEDRLRRDLEMICQERLERCRAHAFEELRKILLDEERHPITYNHYYTDNNHYYTDNIQKARSESQKATLQGVMNCVKSAYDMKDSEDRDRIVNLFQTRLCVNMDQQACEEALAGLNAYYKVAMKTFVDNVCRQVIERHILVPLPEIFYPNTVSQFSDEELLRIGSESERETSRRQKLGEAAEGLRNSLLELQGFSG; this is encoded by the exons ATGGCAGTTTCAGGCCCTATCAAGTCCACGGCCCCGACTTTGGGCCTGCGTTCTCAGCGTTCAACCCAGCGCCTCAACCAGATTGAGAAGATCAGAGCCAACGGCATCGGCGATCTCGTGGACCTGCCACAGCTGGTCGTGTGCGGCGATCAGTCCGCCGGCAAAAGCTCTGTTCTCGAGGGCATCACAGGCATACCGTTCCCCCGACAAGAGGGGCTTTGCACCCGGTTTCCCACGGAGATTATTCTACGCCATTCCAATGAGCCGTTGAGTACCAAGGCCTCCATCCGTCCTCACTCCGGTCGCTCGGCGGAGGTGGCAAGGACCCTTCGTAACTATGAGCGCGAGATGAAAGAAGACCTTTCGGACCTTCCggtggccatcgaggaggtCTCCAAGCTCATGGGCATCCGCGGCTTCACTGACTCCCAGGCCGACGCGGCTTTCGCCTCGGACGCCCTCCGCATCGAGGTCACGGGTCCCACTGGGTTACAGCTCAGCATCGTCGACCTCCCCGGCCTCATCTccgtcgccaacgaggagCAGTCCGAGGCGGATGTCGAAGCCGTCCACGCCATGGTAAGGGGTTATCTTTCCAGCTCTAGgaccatcatcctcgccgtcgtccaggcCAGCAACGACATCGCGAATCAGGGCATCATCAAGATCGCTCGCGAGTACGATCCGGACGGCCAGCGCaccgtcggcatcatcacTAAGCCCGACCTCATCAACGCCGGCACCGAGGCCAAACTGGCCAGCATCGCCAAGAACAAGGACTCAATTAAGCTGAAGCTGGGCTTCTTCCTGCTCAAGAACCCAAGCCCTGCCGAGATGAAGGCGTCGAGCACAAAGCTGAGCCGTCCCGAGCGAGAGATGAACTTTTTCTCATCGGCGGTTTGGAAAGCCCAGGATCTCGACATGAGCCgcgtcggcatcgagaaCCTCAAGGTGTTTTTGCAGGAGCTCTTGGACGAGCACCTCGAGAGGGAGATGCCCAAGCTCAAGGGCGAAATCAGACGTGTCTTGGAATCCAAGGAGAAAGCGCTCGAAGCCATGGGACCTGAGCGCCGGTCCCTGGGGGATATCCGATCCTTCATGACAAACTTGAGCATGCGGTACTATACgctcgcccaggccgccctcgaagGAAACTACCATAGCTCTGACGCGCAGTTcttcgacaagaagaacagCACTCGGCTCCGTTCTCTCGTCCACCAGAAAAATGGCCAGTTCGCCGCACTGATCCTTACGCGTGGCCACAAACGGGAAATGGTGAATGCTGACAAGAGTCTCAAGACCGTCAAAGATGGCGATGTATCTTCACAGCTGGTGGTCACCAGAGTCGAGATGATTTCATGGATTAAAAAA ACATATCTGCAGACGAGGGGTCGTGAGCTGCCGGGTAACTACAACCACGTCCTTCTTGCCGAGCTCTTCCATGAGCAGTCCAGCCCGTGGCGCAAGATCGCCGAGAATCACGTCTCGGAGGTTGTGGACGAAGTCTGCAAATGGGTCCATCAGGCCGTCTTCCGTCTCTTCCCCGAGGACCGCCTGAGACGAGACCTGGAGATGATCTGTCAAGAGCGGCTGGAGAGATGCAGAGCTCACGCGTTCGAAGAGTTGCGCAAGATATTGCTTGACGAGGAGCGGCATCCCATCACGTACAACCACTACTACACGGACAACAACCACTACTACACGGACAACATCCAGAAAGCCCGCAGCGAGTCGCAGAAGGCAACCCTCCAGGGCGTCATGAATTGCGTGAAGTCAGCATATGACATGAAGGACTCCGAGGACAGAGACCGGATTGTCAACTTATTTCAGACTAGGCTCTGCGTCAACATGGACCAACAGGCCTGCGAAGAAGCTCTGGCTGGACTGAACGCGTATTACAAG GTTGCGATGAAGACTTTCGTGGACAACGTGTGTCGTCAGGTGATTGAGCGACACATCTTGGTCCCGCTGCCAGAGATTTTCTATCCCAACACAGTATCCCAATTTTCagacgaggagctgcttcGTATCGGCTCCGAGTCCGAGCGAGAAACTTCACGACGTCAGAagctgggcgaggcggcTGAGGGACTTCGGAATAGCCTCCTGGAGCTGCAGGGCTTCTCAGGTTAG
- a CDS encoding Putative sodium:dicarboxylate symporter encodes MEKSEYGTADKAVQENSSMEQVQQQPSVTSGESVHEKKPWWHPVIEPGSAVQIIIAAGIAVAIGLGVKSVHPDIPSAATTILIIPGNLWLRALKAVVLPLIVTAMILAVQKLKEITNGGAKLAKWTIGYYVITTIVAIVHSIIMTSQVWARLMTVASAESIATDSMSEKDQESYESRKDQDIPATVTELFNSLIPANVVDALASDHLLAVLVSAVVVGYLIDDRGGRSAIIKAVREVETLIMVIITFLIKLAPIGVFFLILPNMFKLNINDIGVNLGILMGGAISSMFLHLFVVLPIIFFAFTRQNPYTVWFSCSPAWLTAWGTASSAATLSVTMRCCRETLKIPETVNKFAVPLGCLVNMDGTAIYFPIVVVFLAQTQGHVLNAADYIIILLLSTLASIGTTPIPSSSLVLTVMISSSVGIPPSGMYGVVVAIDWFIDRFRTATNVSGDLFAAVIVTKMTGITDPDDGSENVVREFSQNQNDERV; translated from the exons ATGGAGAAGTCGGAGTACGGAAccgccgacaaggccgtcCAGGAGAACTCCTCCATGGAGCaggtccagcagcagccctCTGTGACGTCGGGGGAGTCTGTCCACGAGAAGAAGCCGTGGTGGCACCCGGTCATCGAGCCCGGTTCCGCCGTGCagatcatcatcgccgccggcatcgccgttGCCATCGGCCTGGGTGTCAAGTCCGTCCATCCGGACATCCCATCGGCGGCCACCACCATTCTCATCATCCCCGGTAACCTCTGGCTGcgcgccctcaaggccgtcg TCCTGCCCCTTATTGTCACGGCCATGATCCTCGCCgtccagaagctcaaggagatcaccaacggcggcgccaaaCTCGCCAAATGGACCATCGGCTACTAcgtcatcaccaccatcgtGGCCATCGTCCACTCCATCATCATGACCTCCCAGGTCTGGGCCCGGCTCATGACCGTTGCCTCGGCCGAGTCCATCGCCACGGACAGCATGTCTGAGAAGGACCAGGAGTCGTACGAGTCGCGCAAGGACCAGGACATCCCCGCTACCGTCACGGAGCTCTTCAACTCCCTGATTCCGgccaacgtcgtcgacgccctcgcgtCCGACCACCTGCTCGCCGTGCTCGtcagcgccgtcgtcgtcggctacctcatcgacgaccgcggcggccgctccgccatcatcaaggcCGTCCGCGAGGTCGAGACCCTCATCATGGTCATCATCACCTTCCTCATCAAGCTCGCTCCCATCGgtgtcttcttcctcatcttgcCCAACATGTTCAAGCTCAACATCAACGACATCGGcgtcaacctcggcatcCTTATGGGCGGCGCCATCAGCTCCATGTTCCTGCACCTCTTCGTAGTCCTGCCCATCATCTTCTTTGCCTTCACCCGCCAGAACCCCTACACTGTGTGGTTCAGCTGCTCGCCCGCCTGGCTGACCGCCTGGggcaccgcctcctccgccgccaccctgTCAGTCACCATGCGCTGCTGCCGCGAGACTCTCAAGATCCCCGAGACGGTCAACAAGTTCGCCGTACCCCTGGGCTGCCTCGTCAACATGGACGGCACCGCCATCTACttccccatcgtcgtcgtcttcctcgcccagACCCAGGGCCACGttctcaacgccgccgactaCATCATCATCCTGCTGCTGTCGACCCTGGCCTCCATCGGCACGACGCCCATCCCCAGTTCCTCGCTTGTGCTGACCGTCATGATCTCGTCGAGCGTCGGCATCCCGCCCAGTGGAATGtacggcgtcgtcgttgccaTCGACTGGTTCATCGACCGCTTCCGCACTGCTACCAACGTCAGCGGTGACTTGTTCGCCGCCGTTATCGTTACCAAGATGACTGGCATCACTGaccccgacgacggctcAGAGAATGTTGTTCGGGAGTTCAGCCAGAACCAGAACGATGAGCGTGTCTAA